The sequence GCGCAGACCCCGTACGCCGCCGCCAAGGACGGGCTCTTCCCGAAGGCCTTCGAGACGAAGAGGCGCGGCGTCCCCGTCGTCGGCGTGATCGTCACCGTCGCCCTCGCCTCCGCCCTCACCGTCTACAACTACACGGCCGGAAGCCAGGGCGTCTTCGAGAGCCTCGTCCTGATCACCACCTTCACGGCGACCGTGCCCTACCTGCTGGCCACCGCCGCGCAGATCTACTTCCTGCTCTCCGGGCAGCGCGAGCGGGTCCACCCCGGCCGGCTGGCCCGCGACGGCGTCCTCGCCGCCCTCGCCTTCGGCTTCTCGATGTGGCTGGTCGCCGGCTCCGGCTACGCGGCCGTCTACCAGGGCGTGCTCTTCCTCTTCGCCGGTGTCCTCGTGTACGCCGCCATGTCCGCCAGGAAGCACCGCGCCGCCGCGTCCCCCGCGGAGTAGCGTGGAAGAAGGGGCCGGCCAGGGGGCGCCAAGGAACCGCCATGTCCGCGATGAGGAAGAGCATCGACATCGACCGCAGGCCCGAGGACGTCTACTCGTACCTGACGGACCCCACACACCTGCCGGAGTGGCAGGACAGCGCCGTATCCGCCGTCCCGATCGGCGATCTCCCCGTGCACGTCGGTTCGAGGATCCTCGTCACCCGGCAGATCGGGCGCCGGAGGGTCCCCACGACCATGGAGTTCGTGGAGCTCGACCCGCCGCGGAGCTGGCACGTGCACGGGATCGACGGACCGGTACGACCCGATGTGCGCGGCACCATCGAACCCCTCGACGGCGGTACCCGCTCCCGCGTCACCCTGGACGTCGACTTCGAGGGCCACGGCGTGGGCCGGGCCCTCGTCCCCCTCGTGGTGCGGCCCATGGTCCGCAAGGAGATGCCCCGGGGCGAGGAGAAGCTCAAGCACCTCCTCGAAACCTGAGCCCTCGCGGCACCTGAGCCCCGCGGACGGGCGAGAAAACCGGATGCCCCGGGCCGTGCGGTGCGGCGACACTGGCCGCACCACACACCCGCCACACCCCCGAGGACATCCACGCCCGTGCAGGCTGCCGTCACCGTCACCCCCGCCCAGATCCCCGAACTGCTGCTCGGCCTCGCCACCGTCCGGCCCGTGTTCCTCTGGGGGGCTCCCGGCATCGGAAAGTCCTCGCTCGTCAGGAAGTTCGCCGATTCGCTCGGGCTGGAGTGCGTCAGCCTGCTCGGCACCCAGCTCGCCCCCGAGGACCTCATCGGCGTCCCACAGATCCGTGACGGCCGGTCCGTCTTCTGCCCGCCGGAGGCCATCGCCCGCGACGAGCCGTACTGCCTCTTCCTCGACGAGCTCAACGCCGCGAGCCCGGACGTCCAGAAGGCCTTCTACTCGCTGATCCTCGACCGCCGGATCGGCTCCTACGAGCTCCCGGCCGGCTCCATCGTCATCGGCGCGGGCAACCGGGCCACCGACAACGCGCTGGCCCGGCCGATCGCCTCCGCCCTGGTGAACCGCCTCACCCACGTCCACCTCCAGGCGTCCGCGCAGGACTGGCTGGTCTGGGCCGGCGAGCACGGCATCCACCCCTGGGTCATCGACCACCTCACCGACCGCCCCGACCACCTCTGGTCGCAGCCGCCCAAGACGGAGGAGCCCTTCTCCACCCCGCGCTCCTGGCACATGCTCTCCGACGCCCTGCACTCCTTCGGGCCGGACCTCGACGAGCAGACCCTCAAGGTGATCGCGCACGGCACCCTCACCCCCGCGCACGCCGTCTCCTTCTGCGGTTACGCCAAGATCGTGCGGCACAGCCACGGCATCGAGGCGATCATGAAGGGTGACGCCTCCTGGCCCACCCGCCTCGCCGACCGCGACCTGCTCTACTACCTCGCCGAGGCCTTCCGGGGCCGCCTGGTCAAGGAGCTGCCCGCGCGCCGCGAGCACGTCTCGCCCGCCCTGCGCCAGACCGCGTACCGGGCCAAGGCGCTGCTGGTCCAGCTCGCCGAGATCTCCGTGGAGGTGGCGCAGACCGTCATCGCCGACGACGCCGACGGCCTGCCCGTGCTGCCCTCCTGGTTCCTCGTGGAGGCCGCCCGGGACATGCCGCGGCTGGTGGAGGCCCGCCGGTGAGTGCCGGACGACCCCGGCCGAAGAAGAAGACGCAGCCCGACCCCGCCGCCCAGGCCTTCGCCGAAGGGCTCGCCCTGGTCAAGCGGAACCCGGCCCTCGCCGCCGTCGGCGGGAGCGTGTGCGACCAGCCGAAATGCCCCGGGACCCCGGCAGCGGGCCTGGTCGCCGTGGATTCCAACGGCGTCCTCCACGTCCGCTCCGGCCTGCGCGCCGAGGCCGGCGCCTGGGCCTGGGCCCTCGCCCACGCCCTGCTCCACCTCGGCTTCGGCCATGTGCCGGCCGCGGCCGACCGGGACCGCGTGCAGCCCGACCGCTTCGACCTCGCCGCCCGCTGCGCCGTCGTCAACCGCTTCCTGCTGACCCAGCCGTCCGTCCGGCCCCCGGACGACCTCCCGGCCGAGTACCCCGGCGGCGACGAGGAACTGCTCGCGGCCCGCTGGCGCCGGGACGGCATCCCCGCCGCCCACGCGCTCTGCGGCACCGCCGGGGACCACCCGGACCAGCTCCTGGTCACCTGGCACGCCTGGAACTCCACCCCGGTCCCCGACTGGGAGACCGCCTTCGCGCACGCCCTGACCCGCAGCGTCTCCGCCGCCATGGAGGTCGCCGGCGGGCGCCGCGACCGGGTCACGGGGGAACGCGTGGCGCAGCGCCCGTGGGACCGCGCCCTGAACTGGTTCGTCTCCTCGTACCCGCTCCTCGGCGGCCTGGCCGGCGGCCTGAAGATCGTCGCCGACGCCGAGCTCGCCCGCGCCCAGGGCATCGACATCGCCGCGGTCAGCGCCACCGCCGGGGAGATCTACGTCAACCCGCTGCGCACCTTCGAGGACGAGGAATGGCGGTTCATCCTCGCGCACGAGATGCTGCACGCCGCCCTGCGCCACGGCGAACGCCGCGGCGCCCGGGACCCGTACCTGCACAACGTCGCCGCCGACTACGTGGTCAACGGCTGGCTCGTCGAGATGGGCGTCGGCGAGATGCCCGCCGGGCTGCTGCACGACCCGGAGCTGAAGGACCTCTCCGTCGAGGAGGTCTACGACCGGATCACCACCGACCTGCGCCGGATGCGCCGCCTCGCCACCCTGCGCGGCAAGGGCCGCGGGGACATCCTGGGCGAGCCGCTGCCCCACCCGGGCAGCGCCCCGTACACCGACCTGGACGAGTTCTACCGGCGCGGCCTGGTCCAAGGCTTCGACCTGCACACGTACGGGGAGCGCGGCCTGCTGCCCGCCGGGCTGATCCAGGAGATCCGGGCCCTGGCCCACCCGCCCGTGCCCTGGGACGCCCGGCTCGCCCGCTGGTTCGACGCGTACGTGCCGCGCCCCGAGGCGGTACGGACCTTCGCGCGCCCGGCGCGCCGCCAGGCGTCCACCCCGGACATCCCGCGGGCGGGCCGGTACTTCCCGCCCGAGGAGATCGCCCGCTGCACCTTCGGCGTGGTCCTCGACACCTCGGGATCGATGAGCGCCACCCTGCTCGGCAAGGCGCTGGGCGCGATCGCCTCGTACGCGCAGGCCCGTGACGTGCCGGCGGCGCGCGTCGTCTTCTGCGACGCGGCGCCCTACGACGCGGGCTATCTGCCCCCGACCGAGATCGCGGGCCGGGTACGGGTCCGCGGGCGCGGCGGCACCGAGCTGCAGCCGGGCATCGACCTGCTGCACCGGGCGGAGGACTTCCCGCCCGGGGCGCCGGTCCTGGTGATCACGGACGGCTGGTGCGACACCCTGCGGATCCGGCGCGAGCACGCCTACCTGATCCCGCAGGGCGCCTCCCTGCCGTTCACCCCGAAGGGTCCCGTCTTCCGCCTGACCTGACCTGGCCCGACCTGAGCGGACGCAGAACGCCCCCGACCCGCGGATGAGCAGGTCAGGGGCGTTCCGGAGGAGATCGACTCAGTCGAGGTAGTCGCGCAGCACCTGCGAACGCGACGGGTGGCGCAGCTTCGACATGGTCTTGGACTCGATCTGGCGGATGCGCTCACGGGTGACCCCGTACACGCGACCGATCTCGTCCAGGGTCTTCGGCTGGCCGTCGTTGAGGCCGTAACGCATGGACACCACGCCCGCCTCGCGCTCCGAGAGCGTGCCCAGGATGGACTGGAGCTGCTCCTGGAGGAAGGTGAAGGAGACCGCGTCCGCCGGGACGACCGCCTCGGAGTCCTCGATGAGGTCACCGAACTCGCTGTCGCCCTCCTCACCCAGGGGGGTGTGCAGGGAGATCGGCTCGCGGCCGTACTTCTGGACCTCGATGACCTTCTCGGGGGTCATGTCGAGTTCCTTGCCCAGCTCCTCCGGGGTGGGCTCGCGGCCCAGGTCCTGGAGCATCTGGCGCTGCACACGGGCGAGCTTGTTGATGATCTCGACCATGTGCACGGGGATGCGGATGGTGCGCGACTGGTCGGCCATGGCACGCGTGATCGCCTGCCGGATCCACCAGGTCGCATACGTGGAGAACTTGAAGCCCTTGGTGTAGTCGAACTTCTCCACGGCGCGGATCAGACCGACGTTGCCCTCCTGGATCAGGTCCAGGAAGAGCATGCCGCGGCCGGTGTAGCGCTTGGCGAGGGAGACCACGAGGCGGAGGTTGGCCTCCAGCAGGTGGTTCTTCGCGCGGCGGCCGTCCTCGACCAGGATCTCCAGCTCGCGCTTGAAGGCCGGCTTGTGGTCCTCCTCCTCTTCGAGCTTGTACTCGGAGAAGAGACCCGCCTCGATGCGCTTGGCGAGCTCCACCTCCTGCTCGGCGTTGAGGAGCGGCACCTTGCCGATGAGCTTGAGGTAGTCCTTGACGGGGTCGGCGGTGGCGCCGGCCACCATGACCGTCTGCGCCGGGGCGTCGTCCTCGTCGTCGTCGGACAGCACGAAGCCCTGGGTGCCGCCGGCCTTGGGCG comes from Streptomyces virginiae and encodes:
- a CDS encoding SRPBCC family protein; the encoded protein is MSAMRKSIDIDRRPEDVYSYLTDPTHLPEWQDSAVSAVPIGDLPVHVGSRILVTRQIGRRRVPTTMEFVELDPPRSWHVHGIDGPVRPDVRGTIEPLDGGTRSRVTLDVDFEGHGVGRALVPLVVRPMVRKEMPRGEEKLKHLLET
- a CDS encoding ATP-binding protein; this translates as MQAAVTVTPAQIPELLLGLATVRPVFLWGAPGIGKSSLVRKFADSLGLECVSLLGTQLAPEDLIGVPQIRDGRSVFCPPEAIARDEPYCLFLDELNAASPDVQKAFYSLILDRRIGSYELPAGSIVIGAGNRATDNALARPIASALVNRLTHVHLQASAQDWLVWAGEHGIHPWVIDHLTDRPDHLWSQPPKTEEPFSTPRSWHMLSDALHSFGPDLDEQTLKVIAHGTLTPAHAVSFCGYAKIVRHSHGIEAIMKGDASWPTRLADRDLLYYLAEAFRGRLVKELPARREHVSPALRQTAYRAKALLVQLAEISVEVAQTVIADDADGLPVLPSWFLVEAARDMPRLVEARR
- a CDS encoding vWA domain-containing protein, encoding MSAGRPRPKKKTQPDPAAQAFAEGLALVKRNPALAAVGGSVCDQPKCPGTPAAGLVAVDSNGVLHVRSGLRAEAGAWAWALAHALLHLGFGHVPAAADRDRVQPDRFDLAARCAVVNRFLLTQPSVRPPDDLPAEYPGGDEELLAARWRRDGIPAAHALCGTAGDHPDQLLVTWHAWNSTPVPDWETAFAHALTRSVSAAMEVAGGRRDRVTGERVAQRPWDRALNWFVSSYPLLGGLAGGLKIVADAELARAQGIDIAAVSATAGEIYVNPLRTFEDEEWRFILAHEMLHAALRHGERRGARDPYLHNVAADYVVNGWLVEMGVGEMPAGLLHDPELKDLSVEEVYDRITTDLRRMRRLATLRGKGRGDILGEPLPHPGSAPYTDLDEFYRRGLVQGFDLHTYGERGLLPAGLIQEIRALAHPPVPWDARLARWFDAYVPRPEAVRTFARPARRQASTPDIPRAGRYFPPEEIARCTFGVVLDTSGSMSATLLGKALGAIASYAQARDVPAARVVFCDAAPYDAGYLPPTEIAGRVRVRGRGGTELQPGIDLLHRAEDFPPGAPVLVITDGWCDTLRIRREHAYLIPQGASLPFTPKGPVFRLT
- a CDS encoding RNA polymerase sigma factor, with the protein product MSLSPSRTFPPEIAESEALVALVERGREQGHINGDDVRQAFEAGRIPVDQWKRVLRSLNQVLDEEGVALHVSAAPATKAAAKKPRKAAAAPARTVAKKATAAPRPIGARKTAATAAATAATTATAISASSAAATEDETSAEAAAEPKKRTVKKTAAKKTAVKKTAAKKTSAKDADEGETPVAEGEDWAAEDLADEAEDEAPKAGGTQGFVLSDDDEDDAPAQTVMVAGATADPVKDYLKLIGKVPLLNAEQEVELAKRIEAGLFSEYKLEEEEDHKPAFKRELEILVEDGRRAKNHLLEANLRLVVSLAKRYTGRGMLFLDLIQEGNVGLIRAVEKFDYTKGFKFSTYATWWIRQAITRAMADQSRTIRIPVHMVEIINKLARVQRQMLQDLGREPTPEELGKELDMTPEKVIEVQKYGREPISLHTPLGEEGDSEFGDLIEDSEAVVPADAVSFTFLQEQLQSILGTLSEREAGVVSMRYGLNDGQPKTLDEIGRVYGVTRERIRQIESKTMSKLRHPSRSQVLRDYLD